From Flavobacterium sp. 102, a single genomic window includes:
- a CDS encoding response regulator, which produces MKNSQTLFYLDDDDEDLDFFKEIAEDLGHTVRGFSEGRIMLLVLETERQKPDMIFLDIHMPILNGQEILEIIKKSDTLKKIPIVMVSGAYPKKLVKHFSDLGVDYMMKKHHVHDYRESLREILDTHFRKSRAAS; this is translated from the coding sequence ATGAAAAACTCACAAACCCTTTTTTATTTAGATGATGATGATGAAGATTTAGACTTCTTTAAAGAAATTGCCGAAGACTTAGGGCACACAGTCAGAGGATTTAGCGAAGGAAGAATTATGCTATTGGTCTTAGAAACCGAAAGACAAAAGCCGGATATGATATTTTTGGATATACATATGCCAATACTTAATGGTCAGGAAATTTTGGAAATCATTAAAAAATCAGACACGCTTAAAAAGATTCCAATTGTAATGGTCTCCGGTGCATACCCTAAAAAGTTAGTAAAGCACTTCTCTGATCTTGGAGTCGACTATATGATGAAAAAACACCATGTGCACGATTACAGAGAATCATTAAGAGAAATACTGGATACCCATTTTAGAAAAAGTAGAGCAGCTTCTTAA